In one Camelus dromedarius isolate mCamDro1 chromosome 31, mCamDro1.pat, whole genome shotgun sequence genomic region, the following are encoded:
- the RNF34 gene encoding E3 ubiquitin-protein ligase RNF34 isoform X2: protein MKSWGPELSGASSQDLQEHVCSDCKKDFCAVCSVLQENLRRCSTCHLLQETAFQRPQLMRLKVKDLRQYLILRNIPTDTCREKEDLVDLVLCHRGLGSEDDLDTSSLNSSRSQTSSFFTHSLFSNYTAPSATVSSFQGELMGGDRTFGSGALGQVQSEVASANTEDEDDDDDDDDDEDDDDEDNLEEQTPGLAKKRVRASLSDLSSLEDVEGMSVRQLKEILARNFVNYSGCCEKWELVEKVNRLYKENEENQKSYGERLQLQDDEDDSLCRICMDAVIDCVLLECGHMVTCTKCGKRMSECPICRQYVVRAVHVFKS from the exons ATGAAGTCATGGGGACCGGAGCTGTCAGGGGCCAGCAGTCAGGATTTGCAGGAG caTGTATGTAGTGACTGCAAGAAAGATTTTTGCGCCGTTTGTTCGGTCCTTCAAGAAAATCTCCGTAGATGTTCCACTTGTCACTTATTACAAGAGACGGCCTTTCAGCGCCCTCAGTTAATGCGGCTCAAAGTGAAGGATCTGCGGCAGTATCTCATTCTTAGAAACATACCAACAGATACGTGTCGGGAGAAAGAAGACTTGGTAGATCTAGTACTGTGCCATCGTGGGCTGGGCTCCGAGGACGACCTGGACACAAGCAGTCTGAATTCCTCCAGGTCCCAGACCTCGAGCTTCTTCACGCATTCACTTTTTTCAAACTACACAGCCCCGTCAGCTACTGTGTCTTCGTTTCAGGGAGAGCTTATGGGTGGAGACCGGACCTTCGGATCTGGAGCGCTGGGACAG GTGCAAAGTGAAGTAGCCTCAGCAAACACAGAAGATGAAGATGATGacgatgacgatgatgatgacgaggatgatgatgatgaagacaaCCTGGAGGAGCAG ACGCCTGGCCTGGCTAAGAAGAGAGTGAGAGCTTCTCTGTCTGACCTGTCAAGCCTGGAAGACGTGGAAGGGATGAGCGTGCGCCAGCTGAAGGAGATCCTGGCTCGGAATTTTGTCAACTATTCCGGCTGTTGTGAAAAATGGGAGCTGGTAGAGAAAGTAAACCGGTTATacaaagagaatgaagaaaaccagaagtcat ATGGTGAGCGGCTGCAGCTGCAGGACGACGAGGACGACAGCCTGTGCCGGATCTGCATGGACGCCGTCATCGACTGCGTCCTGCTCGAGTGCGGGCACATGGTCACCTGCACCAAGTGCGGCAAGCGCATGAGCGAGTGTCCCATCTGCCGGCAGTACGTGGTGCGCGCCGTGCATGTGTTCAAGTCCTGA
- the RNF34 gene encoding E3 ubiquitin-protein ligase RNF34 isoform X1: MKAGATSMWASCCGLLNEVMGTGAVRGQQSGFAGGTGPFRFTPNSDFSAYPPAPTEGPNIVCKACGLSFSVFRKKHVCSDCKKDFCAVCSVLQENLRRCSTCHLLQETAFQRPQLMRLKVKDLRQYLILRNIPTDTCREKEDLVDLVLCHRGLGSEDDLDTSSLNSSRSQTSSFFTHSLFSNYTAPSATVSSFQGELMGGDRTFGSGALGQVQSEVASANTEDEDDDDDDDDDEDDDDEDNLEEQTPGLAKKRVRASLSDLSSLEDVEGMSVRQLKEILARNFVNYSGCCEKWELVEKVNRLYKENEENQKSYGERLQLQDDEDDSLCRICMDAVIDCVLLECGHMVTCTKCGKRMSECPICRQYVVRAVHVFKS; this comes from the exons GCGGGTGCCACGTCTATGTGGGCTTCGTGCTGTGGGCTGCTGAATGAAGTCATGGGGACCGGAGCTGTCAGGGGCCAGCAGTCAGGATTTGCAGGAGGTACCGGTCCATTCAGATTTACACCAAACTCTGATTTTTCTGCTTACCCACCAGCACCTACAGAAGGGCCTAATATAGTTTGCAAAGCCTGTGGACTTTCATTTTCAGTCTTTAGAAAGAAG caTGTATGTAGTGACTGCAAGAAAGATTTTTGCGCCGTTTGTTCGGTCCTTCAAGAAAATCTCCGTAGATGTTCCACTTGTCACTTATTACAAGAGACGGCCTTTCAGCGCCCTCAGTTAATGCGGCTCAAAGTGAAGGATCTGCGGCAGTATCTCATTCTTAGAAACATACCAACAGATACGTGTCGGGAGAAAGAAGACTTGGTAGATCTAGTACTGTGCCATCGTGGGCTGGGCTCCGAGGACGACCTGGACACAAGCAGTCTGAATTCCTCCAGGTCCCAGACCTCGAGCTTCTTCACGCATTCACTTTTTTCAAACTACACAGCCCCGTCAGCTACTGTGTCTTCGTTTCAGGGAGAGCTTATGGGTGGAGACCGGACCTTCGGATCTGGAGCGCTGGGACAG GTGCAAAGTGAAGTAGCCTCAGCAAACACAGAAGATGAAGATGATGacgatgacgatgatgatgacgaggatgatgatgatgaagacaaCCTGGAGGAGCAG ACGCCTGGCCTGGCTAAGAAGAGAGTGAGAGCTTCTCTGTCTGACCTGTCAAGCCTGGAAGACGTGGAAGGGATGAGCGTGCGCCAGCTGAAGGAGATCCTGGCTCGGAATTTTGTCAACTATTCCGGCTGTTGTGAAAAATGGGAGCTGGTAGAGAAAGTAAACCGGTTATacaaagagaatgaagaaaaccagaagtcat ATGGTGAGCGGCTGCAGCTGCAGGACGACGAGGACGACAGCCTGTGCCGGATCTGCATGGACGCCGTCATCGACTGCGTCCTGCTCGAGTGCGGGCACATGGTCACCTGCACCAAGTGCGGCAAGCGCATGAGCGAGTGTCCCATCTGCCGGCAGTACGTGGTGCGCGCCGTGCATGTGTTCAAGTCCTGA